TATTCCAGACCCGTCTCCCATTGGAAATGTGGGGTGCATTATGAAATGCAAAATATGATTATTGTGACTAGAGAAACTAAAGCTTTAACACCAAGcaagttgtgttttgttttgtttgcttttaacttatgcaggcatcaaattcaaaatgagtggatattttggcggggggggggggtaatccaTTTGAACAATACTTATCTTGTATTTGTAGTGTATTAGGTTGAtaaggatttgcaaatcattccAAAATGTCTCAATTTCATGATAATTGCTTATCACAACAAATAGCTAACCATGACAGCATATGgaagacaaacaacaacaaaaactaaacacaacagcaaataataaaacaacaaatgactCAACAAAACAGAAACGTAATCACAACACCAtatcaaaaacacaacaacaaataactAAACAACAATTagacaaacacaaatgaataCAACACCATTGACCTACCGGAAGCAATAAGTACTGGTGGGTAGTGCAGAGTAGACTCATTGCTGACTGAACGAAGGCACTGTTCATCTTTAACCTGAAATTCCCATCTGGCGTGGTTTTTCAAACGAGTGATACAGGTGAATGAACTAAACATCAAAACTAGACATCCAAAAGACtctctaaaaaaatacatcattacAAACTTCCATTCTTCATCCACCAGCAACTTCCTTTTTACAGTGGACCATTATTGTAGAAAAACTGTTGTTTCAGACGGCTTGCATTGTAGGTGGGAGCAAACATGGCTCATTAAGTAAATATAAAcagccctggattggctggcaatcagtccagggtgtaccccgccttctgcccgaagccagctgggataggctacagatagagtgtacgtttactagtaaaatgtatgaacatttatctactaattacaacatttatctactaacctcgcaaaaaaatatcgctgcaaatccgtgaatactttgtgggctgccagtcctttctggtGATTGCTTCTatcaatcaacatattttatcttcattagtaggtatgtgataaaaagcaacatttggtttactctttTGTCTGTCTGTTATATatgatatgaccattttataagataaccGATTAGATagaggactttacgctgtatgagattcagtggttacaatacaggcaagtggctcttttgccgtccagtgtcCCTGAGGTGGctttcccatgagggctgtgacgtcacgtgcaaaaggtaaattttgccattttgttgtgttttgccatgtgagggacgtttgtgggcggaaagtctatgtttacccctccagccaatcaaagAGCAGGGTgcgtgtcgctgaaggcaggcgcaatgttgaAGAGAAGAGTGGGGTttgagccatgggaggagtcagttttgaattggttgtttacaaacacaaacggacCAATctaaagaccccacctttaagaaaatggatggatggatgaatgaatagcAAAGGCTAATGCAAGTAAAGACAGCCTCTCAGGATTTTCTTTCTctgtttttaagttttatttcatGTATGCTCACACAATGTGATTCAAAATATTAAAGGCATTCAGTGATTAAGGAGTCAGGACCATTAATAACACTGTGGAGATTTGAATACACACATAAAAGTGACTTACAGTTTAAGATGATGTGTGGTGTTGTGATATATGTGTGCAAAAAGCAATCTGGCCTACAAAAAAATTCCTCAAAAATgcagttaaaaatgaaaaccaactAAAcacacatgctttttttttttaaatactaataTTAATCCTTCACATAGAATGTCACTGACACTGAACTCTGTCATGCTTGTGCCTTCTTGTCATGTGCTTGACCATAACTGAGCGAACGCTAAAGCGTGCGCCGCAGACTAAGCATGGAAACGGCTTCTCTCCGGTGTGCGTTCTGGAATGTATCTTCAAATAGCCTTTTTGGGAGAATGTTTTCAAACAGATGGGGCAGCTAAAAACATCATCCTGATtatgtgttcttgtgtgtctcaATAAATTTCCCTTTTGAGAGAAGTTTTCGCCACACACCAGGCAGGAATACGGTTTCTCTCCGGTGTGTGTCCTCATGTGGTTATCCAACGCTGAGCGAACAGTAAAACCTGTGCCACAGACAGAGCAGGTGTATGGTTTCTCGCCCGTGTGTGATCTTGTGTGTCTTATTAAATGTCCCTTTCGAGAGAATCCTTTGCCGCAATACAAACAGTTGaagggtttctctccagtgtggataaTCATGTGTTTTTTCAAAAGAGACTTGTAGACAAACGTTTTGTCACATTGAGAACATTTCCAGCATGTGTTGTCAGCGTGACATGTCATGTCCTCTTTTGTGCCTTCATCATCAGTATCGGGGGAGTGTGACGTTGTGTTGTCACTACCGGACACCGGGGTTAAACGACTGTTTAATTGGGATCCGCTGCAGTGGTCTCCATCACCTTCTTTTACTTCATTATTGGCGTCGTCAATCTGCACAGGAACACAAATCACTGGAATGTCACTGACATcagcctcctcttcttcctcttttatGAAGATAGGCTCTTCCTCTGAATCTCTATCATGCGTGGGCTCTGGCTCTTCTTCACGGACTtctacaggacacaagacaGACACCCATGATGATTTATCTTCATTGCCATAATGTACCACCCTTTTTGACCTGATGGGAAGTAATGGAATACAAATACTTTTACTGCCCTAAAGCATGTCTTTACGTTAGTATTTTATGACGACTTTAACTCTCTCTATTTTCCCACATCCGCGGATTACTAAACTtctccaacatttttttattttatttttattttctttacatactgcatattttgaaatattttctcagCCTATGTATCTGCGATGCCCCTTTAGACCCCgggcgagaaaaaaaatccttgtggAGAACATTGTAGATCAATTTAGAGGAAATTCCGTGACCTGGTTTGTAAAGAATTTAAGTGAACATACCTGTTCTCAGTAGATCATCTCGAGGTTTGAAAACAGCGTCAAGCAGTTGacgttgtcgctcgttctcctcTTTTATACGAGAAAGTTCCTCCTCGTATTGTGCTATCGTTCTTTCAAACACGACCAACACTTCTTCCACAGCCGCATTTAGTCTCTGATTCAGCAAAGCTCTCAGCATGTCTACTTTACACATTTTCAAACGGTAATCACAACACTTTACACTCGCACTTAATCTGTTTAGTGATGTGTTGATATCGAACGCCGCACTTTGTTAGCAGCTAGCCAGCTAAGCTATCCAGGGCAGCTACAGAGACGAGTTTATCAGAATACGAATAACTAATAATGTTTACTCTTCTATAAAGAAGTACAAGTAGAGACTGGAACACAATGATTGCTAAGCATGTGCTCGTCTCAGTTTGTGCCGCTACAGCCTTAACCAAAGCGTAACCACCACCGTCACGTGACTGGCGACTCTTCTTTTAGCTTTACCAGAAACACGTGACCGCTACGGCAACCACGTGACTTCGAGCGACGCACGAaacgcatttttttttaattaatcaaataaataactttatAAACCATGTAGTTAGTTTGAACAAAGCAGTATACAAACATGTAGATAATTTGAATATAAACAATGTatacaacatcaacaacacaacTCCATCGGAAACGCGTTGCCTCTGAACGAAGCCCGACGTACAGACGCGTACAGTGCGTGCATGTACAACGTCCTCAAATCAACCGTGATTTTAATgtcgactttaaaaaaataataataaaaaaataaaaaaaggaaatcgaAAGTTTTGGAAGGACATTGAGGagggttaaaacaaaacaagcattgTCGATATTTGATCATTTAAAGAATTTATTGTCCCtcttttgtgtttcttttccttttgtcttGTTCGAATGCACGGTTCTATTTTATGTTGTGTGCTCAGTTTGCATTTCTCATGTTCTATGGAGAAAGATTTGGAGTCGGTTGAATGTTTTATTGTCTGTGTATTATTACACTATATCGGCACAGGGTGTTACTCAAACTTGTTTTCAATTGCATGTGACGCGTTATTTGTTaacacctaaataaaaagttatgagTCCTTAATTGTAAGTTATTCCTAAGTTTTCAAGTACTTGCATTGGAGCcatattttaaaatgcttgAATTTTGCAAGAGCGGGATTTCAAATGGAAAGGTGCTGTGCCTGTTAATGGCACAGATCTacaaagctgtttaataaaaaaaaaatacagctgttGTGAACTGGAGCTGGCTGCAGAGTACAGAACGATGTACAGTACTTTCAGCACCCACCTCAAATGCCGTAAAATTTATAGACATTGGGCTGGATATAAGGG
This portion of the Vanacampus margaritifer isolate UIUO_Vmar chromosome 4, RoL_Vmar_1.0, whole genome shotgun sequence genome encodes:
- the LOC144050309 gene encoding uncharacterized protein LOC144050309 yields the protein MCKVDMLRALLNQRLNAAVEEVLVVFERTIAQYEEELSRIKEENERQRQLLDAVFKPRDDLLRTEVREEEPEPTHDRDSEEEPIFIKEEEEEADVSDIPVICVPVQIDDANNEVKEGDGDHCSGSQLNSRLTPVSGSDNTTSHSPDTDDEGTKEDMTCHADNTCWKCSQCDKTFVYKSLLKKHMIIHTGEKPFNCLYCGKGFSRKGHLIRHTRSHTGEKPYTCSVCGTGFTVRSALDNHMRTHTGEKPYSCLVCGENFSQKGNLLRHTRTHNQDDVFSCPICLKTFSQKGYLKIHSRTHTGEKPFPCLVCGARFSVRSVMVKHMTRRHKHDRVQCQYAMEEDLNREQLEEWNSRVEEQELALAHVKEEEEEADISRLPVIRVIVKSEDDEDEPHSSQLHHGQSEKRGSHADSLVAPLSDSDDTLSHSPDTEEGDIECDTDNKHLTCSQCDKTFLNKSTLERHMRCHTGEKPFMCSLCGKGFTQKGSLTTHTRTHTGEKPHSCSICSTSFNDSSALVRHMRTHTGEKPFSCLFCGKSFSIKGNFVAHTRTHTGEKPYSCSVCSTSFRVRSGLVQHMRTHTGEKPFTCSDCGQRFSQKATLREHMRSHSGEKPFSCSICNTSFSYHTSFIHHMKKH